In Liquorilactobacillus hordei DSM 19519, the following proteins share a genomic window:
- a CDS encoding ISL3 family transposase — protein MSQDYSIENILQIQDPNIKCISIDNSDPKKQVIHAKLTYSIKRCPLCGQSQVVRFGTNLINVRMPPIKERPVILKLLKQRYLCKRGQHTFSAETSLVKPHCQISEDTKQMIILQLTKDRSITDIAEELNVSPVAVNRVLDSLAIQTKTALLTLPTTLCFDEFRSTGHQMSFIAIDGDTHRLVSVLPNRLNRSIQNHFESNYSLAERRKVKQVVIDFNAQYQSVIHIIFPEAKVIADNFHLVQMGLQALNQTRVQLMHRFTQNSREYRVLKHHWRLFLKTYSGLNQRKPQWFAHLKNWFTQEQLVWQGLELDSTYQHTYFVAHSLVDALRKRDYLKFIKTLNRADKVSPQLETTIKTYRKYLPLIKNMMASNYSNGPLEGVNRKIKQIKRTAYGYRNWSHFYTRIRIEFTIRIKKRKPIRK, from the coding sequence ATGTCCCAAGACTATTCTATCGAAAATATACTTCAAATCCAAGACCCAAATATTAAATGTATCAGTATTGACAATTCTGATCCCAAGAAACAAGTCATTCATGCCAAATTAACTTATTCGATAAAGCGCTGTCCACTTTGTGGCCAATCCCAAGTAGTCCGTTTTGGAACTAATTTGATCAACGTCAGGATGCCACCTATCAAAGAACGACCAGTTATCTTAAAACTGCTTAAACAACGTTATCTGTGCAAAAGAGGGCAACATACTTTTAGTGCTGAAACGTCGCTAGTTAAACCACACTGTCAAATCTCAGAAGATACCAAACAGATGATTATTCTACAGCTTACTAAAGATCGTAGTATTACTGATATTGCAGAGGAATTAAATGTTTCACCAGTGGCAGTTAATCGAGTACTTGATTCATTAGCGATTCAGACTAAGACCGCCTTGCTTACCTTACCAACTACGTTGTGTTTTGATGAATTTCGCTCCACTGGTCATCAGATGAGTTTTATTGCCATTGATGGTGATACACATCGGCTAGTTTCTGTTTTACCTAATCGCCTTAATCGAAGTATCCAAAATCACTTTGAAAGTAACTATTCCTTAGCTGAACGTAGGAAAGTTAAACAAGTAGTTATTGATTTCAATGCACAGTATCAATCCGTAATTCACATAATTTTTCCAGAAGCAAAAGTTATCGCCGATAACTTTCATCTAGTTCAAATGGGACTCCAAGCACTGAACCAGACACGCGTACAGTTAATGCATCGATTCACTCAAAATTCACGAGAATATCGAGTTCTCAAACATCACTGGCGTTTATTTTTAAAAACTTATTCTGGCTTAAATCAACGTAAACCACAATGGTTTGCGCATTTAAAGAACTGGTTCACCCAAGAACAATTAGTCTGGCAAGGTCTTGAGTTAGATTCAACCTACCAACACACTTACTTCGTTGCGCATTCCCTAGTTGATGCCTTAAGAAAGCGTGATTATTTAAAGTTCATTAAAACACTAAATCGAGCTGACAAAGTCAGCCCACAGCTTGAAACTACAATAAAGACCTATCGCAAATATCTACCATTAATTAAAAACATGATGGCAAGCAACTATTCAAATGGCCCACTAGAAGGTGTTAATCGCAAAATCAAACAAATTAAACGCACGGCATACGGCTATAGAAACTGGTCACATTTTTACACCCGGATTAGAATTGAATTTACGATTCGAATAAAAAAAAGAAAACCAATTCGAAAATGA
- the guaB gene encoding IMP dehydrogenase: MSNWDTKFAKKGFTFDDVLLIPAESHVLPNDVDLKVQLAENIKLNIPIISAGMDTVTESATAIAMARQGGLGVIHKNMTIEQQADEVRKVKRSESGVIIDPFFLTPSNTVAEAEDLMRRYRISGVPIVETLQNRKFVGIITNRDLRFVSDRSVEIDGVMTKENLVTAPEGTSLKKAEEILQEHKIEKLPMIDKDGKLTGLITIKDIEKVVEFPNAAKDEHGRLLVGAAVGVTSDTFDRAAALLDAGVDAIVIDTAHGHSAGVIRKISEIREHFPKATLIAGNVATAAAARALYDVGVDVVKVGIGPGSICTTRIVAGVGVPQLTAIYDAASVAREYGKTIIADGGIKYSGDVVKALAAGGSAVMLGSMLAGTDEAPGETEIYQGRRFKTYRGMGSLGAMDSKHGSSDRYFQGSVNEANKLVPEGIEGRVAYKGSLADIVYQIVGGLRAGMGYVGAAHLQELQDDAQFIQISNAGLRESHPHDVQITKESPNYSK, translated from the coding sequence ATGTCTAATTGGGATACCAAGTTCGCGAAAAAAGGTTTTACGTTTGACGATGTTTTATTAATTCCAGCTGAAAGTCATGTTTTACCAAATGATGTTGATTTGAAGGTGCAACTTGCAGAAAATATTAAGTTAAATATCCCGATTATAAGTGCAGGAATGGATACAGTTACTGAGTCGGCAACCGCAATCGCAATGGCTCGCCAAGGTGGCTTGGGTGTCATTCATAAGAATATGACGATTGAACAACAAGCTGACGAAGTTCGTAAGGTTAAACGTTCTGAAAGTGGAGTAATTATTGACCCATTCTTCCTAACTCCATCGAATACTGTTGCAGAAGCAGAAGATTTAATGAGAAGATACCGGATCAGTGGTGTTCCAATTGTTGAGACATTGCAAAATCGAAAATTTGTCGGAATTATTACTAACCGTGATTTAAGATTTGTTTCAGATCGTAGTGTCGAGATCGATGGTGTAATGACTAAAGAAAATCTTGTAACAGCACCTGAGGGAACATCTTTGAAAAAAGCAGAAGAAATTCTGCAAGAACACAAAATTGAAAAATTACCAATGATTGATAAAGATGGTAAGTTAACAGGTCTAATAACAATCAAAGATATTGAAAAAGTTGTTGAATTTCCGAATGCAGCAAAAGATGAGCATGGTCGCTTACTTGTGGGAGCTGCAGTCGGTGTTACTAGTGATACTTTTGATCGTGCTGCTGCTTTATTGGATGCAGGGGTTGATGCGATTGTAATTGATACAGCTCATGGTCATTCTGCAGGAGTAATTCGCAAAATCAGTGAGATTCGTGAGCATTTTCCAAAGGCTACTTTGATTGCAGGAAATGTCGCAACTGCAGCAGCTGCACGCGCACTCTATGATGTTGGCGTCGATGTAGTCAAAGTCGGAATTGGGCCTGGATCGATTTGTACAACTCGAATTGTGGCCGGAGTTGGAGTACCTCAACTTACAGCTATTTATGATGCAGCAAGTGTCGCTCGTGAATATGGGAAAACAATCATTGCCGACGGTGGAATTAAATATTCTGGTGATGTGGTCAAGGCTTTGGCTGCAGGTGGAAGTGCTGTTATGCTAGGTAGTATGCTGGCTGGGACAGACGAAGCACCAGGAGAAACAGAAATATACCAAGGACGTCGATTCAAAACCTATCGAGGTATGGGTAGTCTTGGAGCAATGGATAGTAAACATGGTTCATCAGACCGCTATTTCCAAGGTAGTGTAAATGAAGCTAACAAACTTGTCCCAGAGGGCATTGAAGGTCGTGTCGCATACAAGGGATCACTTGCGGATATTGTGTACCAAATTGTTGGTGGCTTGCGTGCAGGAATGGGATATGTTGGTGCTGCACACTTGCAAGAATTGCAGGATGATGCACAATTTATTCAGATTTCAAATGCTGGCTTGCGTGAATCTCATCCGCATGATGTTCAGATTACCAAGGAATCACCTAATTACAGTAAATAA
- a CDS encoding MFS transporter, with protein MIEWFDWYIYASFAIYFANSFFPSNNQTVELLSAAAVFAVGFLMRPFGSFIMGKFADQHGRRSALTLSVVIMACGSLIIAIVPTYKTIGILSPIILVLVRLVQGISLGGEYGISATYLSEMASSNRRGYYASFQYVTLISGQLLALIVQILLQYFFNDTQLTAWAWRIPFVVGALGAVIVLYLRLSMDETNQFKAAAKSGKKKGTLKQLAKYPGQVLTVIGLTFGGTIAFYTYTTYMQKYMINSLGLPTRLTTEINFLALLIFMIMQPVFGHLSDKIGRKPLLYWFGILGTLLTVPIFKGLQLFDSPFSVFVLMLAGLMIVSGYTSINAVVKAELFPTEIRALGVGLPYGLTVAIFGGTVEYVALWLKTINHEGWFFYYVSAAVFVSLIVYVRMLETSKHSKLDK; from the coding sequence ATGATTGAATGGTTTGATTGGTACATATATGCATCTTTTGCCATTTATTTTGCAAATTCGTTTTTTCCAAGCAATAACCAAACAGTTGAATTATTGAGTGCTGCTGCGGTCTTTGCTGTAGGTTTCTTGATGAGACCATTTGGGAGCTTCATAATGGGAAAATTTGCAGACCAGCATGGTCGACGGTCGGCCTTAACACTGTCTGTCGTGATTATGGCCTGTGGCTCACTTATTATTGCAATTGTTCCAACGTATAAGACAATCGGAATTCTTTCACCTATTATTTTAGTACTGGTTCGGCTAGTACAAGGAATCTCTCTAGGCGGTGAATATGGGATTTCTGCAACATATCTTTCAGAAATGGCAAGTTCAAATCGGAGAGGTTACTATGCGTCTTTTCAATATGTTACTTTGATTAGTGGTCAGCTGCTTGCATTGATTGTCCAGATTTTATTACAGTATTTCTTCAATGATACTCAATTGACGGCATGGGCATGGAGAATACCATTTGTTGTAGGAGCCTTAGGTGCAGTTATTGTGTTATATCTAAGATTGTCAATGGATGAGACCAATCAATTTAAGGCAGCAGCAAAGAGTGGTAAAAAGAAAGGGACCTTAAAACAATTGGCTAAATATCCAGGTCAAGTATTGACTGTTATTGGATTGACATTTGGTGGAACAATTGCATTTTACACATATACTACTTATATGCAAAAATATATGATTAATAGTTTAGGGCTACCAACAAGATTAACTACTGAGATTAATTTCTTGGCACTTTTAATCTTTATGATCATGCAACCAGTATTTGGACATCTTTCAGATAAGATAGGCCGCAAGCCACTGCTATACTGGTTTGGAATTCTAGGTACATTGTTAACAGTACCGATTTTTAAGGGGTTACAGCTATTTGATAGTCCATTCAGTGTCTTTGTATTAATGCTGGCAGGTCTCATGATTGTAAGTGGATATACGTCAATTAATGCTGTTGTTAAGGCTGAACTTTTCCCAACAGAAATCAGAGCTTTAGGCGTTGGATTGCCTTATGGATTAACAGTAGCAATCTTTGGTGGGACAGTTGAATATGTTGCTTTATGGCTGAAAACAATTAATCATGAAGGCTGGTTCTTTTATTATGTATCAGCAGCGGTCTTTGTTAGCTTGATTGTTTATGTCAGAATGCTTGAGACATCGAAACATTCGAAGTTAGATAAGTAG
- a CDS encoding oleate hydratase, whose product MYYSNGNYEAFARPRKPANVDQKQAYIVGAGLAGLAAAVFLIRDGHMKGEHIHLLEELPLAGGSLDGAKRPNVGFITRGGREMENHFECLWDMYRSIPSLEIEGASYLDEYYWLDKDDPNSSNCRLIYDRGNRVPNDGEYTLDKSSNELIKLVMTPESKLGTQTIEDFFSAKFFESNFWTYWATMFAFEKWHSAVEMRRYTMRFIHHIDGLPDFKALKFNKYNQYESMVKPILAYLKSHDVDVQYSTTVDNIQVDFTDGKKTAKKLLLTVAGQKNEISLTENDLVFVTNGSITESTTYGDHNTAAPITTKLGGSWKLWESLAEQSADFGNPKVFYQDLPEKSWFVSATATISNAAVEPYIERLTKRDLHDNKVNTGGIITITDSNWLMSFAIHRQPHFKEQSENETTVWIYGLYSDTEGNYVHKRIVDCSGKEITEEFLYHLGVPEFKIAELAAQESINTVPVYMPFITSYFMPRQKGDRPDVVPEGSVNLAFIGNFAESPTRDTVFTTEYSVRTAMEAVYMLLDVERGVPEVFNSIYDIRELLKAVYYLNDKKRLDEISLPIPGLVKKVGISKLKKTWLAELLEEAKLL is encoded by the coding sequence ATGTATTATTCTAATGGGAATTATGAAGCTTTTGCCAGACCAAGAAAACCAGCTAATGTTGATCAGAAACAGGCTTATATCGTTGGAGCAGGTTTAGCGGGGCTAGCGGCTGCTGTTTTCTTAATTCGTGATGGACACATGAAAGGTGAGCATATTCATTTGCTAGAAGAATTGCCACTTGCGGGTGGATCCTTGGATGGAGCTAAGCGCCCGAATGTTGGCTTTATTACTCGTGGCGGTCGTGAAATGGAAAATCATTTTGAATGTTTATGGGATATGTATCGTTCGATCCCATCTCTTGAGATAGAGGGGGCATCGTACTTAGACGAGTATTATTGGTTAGACAAAGATGATCCTAATTCCTCGAACTGCAGATTGATATATGATCGTGGTAATCGAGTTCCAAATGATGGTGAATATACTTTGGATAAATCATCGAATGAACTAATTAAACTAGTCATGACGCCTGAAAGTAAGTTAGGAACACAAACAATTGAAGATTTCTTTTCAGCTAAATTTTTTGAAAGCAATTTTTGGACTTATTGGGCCACAATGTTTGCTTTTGAAAAGTGGCATTCAGCAGTTGAAATGAGAAGATATACGATGCGTTTCATTCATCATATTGACGGATTACCAGATTTTAAGGCACTTAAATTCAATAAGTACAATCAATATGAATCAATGGTAAAACCAATTCTTGCATATTTGAAGTCACATGATGTGGATGTACAATACAGTACGACTGTTGATAATATCCAAGTTGACTTTACAGATGGAAAGAAAACTGCTAAAAAATTATTGTTAACAGTTGCTGGACAAAAAAATGAAATATCTCTTACTGAAAATGATTTAGTCTTCGTAACGAATGGTTCAATTACAGAAAGTACAACTTATGGGGATCACAATACTGCTGCACCCATTACAACAAAGTTAGGTGGAAGTTGGAAATTATGGGAAAGCTTAGCTGAACAATCAGCAGATTTTGGAAATCCTAAAGTGTTTTATCAAGACTTACCAGAAAAAAGCTGGTTTGTTTCTGCAACAGCTACTATTAGTAATGCAGCTGTTGAACCGTACATTGAACGATTAACAAAACGTGATTTACATGATAATAAAGTGAATACTGGTGGAATAATCACAATTACAGATTCTAATTGGCTCATGAGTTTTGCGATTCATAGGCAGCCACATTTTAAAGAGCAATCAGAAAATGAAACTACAGTTTGGATTTATGGCCTTTATTCAGATACTGAGGGTAATTATGTTCATAAGAGGATTGTCGATTGTTCAGGAAAAGAGATTACAGAAGAGTTCTTATACCATCTAGGAGTTCCAGAATTTAAAATAGCTGAATTGGCTGCACAAGAGTCAATCAATACGGTACCTGTATACATGCCATTCATTACTTCTTACTTTATGCCAAGACAAAAAGGCGACCGACCGGATGTTGTACCAGAAGGATCAGTAAACTTGGCTTTTATTGGTAATTTTGCTGAATCACCAACGAGAGATACTGTTTTCACGACAGAGTATTCTGTGAGAACTGCAATGGAGGCAGTGTACATGCTTTTAGATGTTGAAAGAGGTGTACCAGAAGTCTTCAATTCAATCTATGATATTCGTGAATTACTAAAAGCAGTATATTATTTGAATGATAAAAAACGATTAGATGAGATTTCTTTACCAATTCCTGGATTGGTGAAAAAAGTTGGGATCTCAAAATTGAAAAAAACATGGCTTGCAGAGCTATTAGAAGAAGCTAAACTATTGTAA
- a CDS encoding SPFH domain-containing protein, with amino-acid sequence MFGIKIVRQNCQGLVETLGKYSRNVDAGLHFYIPIFQRIQTVNLAMRPLQLSQYSVITKDNADIQASVTLNYHVTDAKKYVYENTDSVESMAQLVRGHLRDIIGRLELTDALGSTSKINADLAAAIGDLTNVYGINVDRVNIDELTPSTSIQEAMDKQLTADRERIATIARAQGEAQNIKLTTDARNRALVETAQAQAQATRTQADAENYRINKVQESLTAVSENYFKDQSIHAFTELAQSKTNLVVMSKDEVTTLGQVPVIKKMLDQENNI; translated from the coding sequence ATGTTCGGAATAAAGATCGTACGACAAAATTGTCAAGGACTTGTGGAGACTTTGGGAAAGTACAGTCGTAATGTTGATGCAGGACTACACTTTTATATTCCTATTTTTCAGAGAATTCAAACAGTTAATCTGGCAATGCGTCCATTGCAATTGTCACAATACTCTGTGATTACAAAGGATAATGCAGATATTCAAGCAAGTGTTACACTGAACTATCATGTTACGGATGCAAAGAAGTATGTCTATGAGAATACCGATTCAGTTGAATCAATGGCACAATTAGTAAGAGGTCATTTACGTGATATTATTGGACGCCTCGAATTGACAGATGCACTAGGTTCAACATCCAAGATTAATGCAGATCTAGCAGCTGCAATTGGTGATTTAACTAATGTTTACGGAATTAATGTTGATCGAGTAAATATTGATGAGTTGACACCATCAACTTCTATCCAAGAAGCAATGGATAAGCAATTGACCGCTGACCGTGAGAGAATTGCGACAATTGCACGTGCTCAAGGGGAAGCACAAAATATCAAGTTGACAACAGATGCGCGCAATCGTGCTCTTGTAGAGACAGCGCAAGCACAAGCTCAGGCTACTAGAACACAGGCTGATGCGGAGAATTATCGCATTAATAAAGTTCAAGAAAGCTTGACAGCCGTTAGCGAGAATTATTTCAAGGATCAAAGTATTCATGCATTTACTGAATTAGCACAATCAAAGACTAATTTAGTAGTTATGTCAAAAGATGAAGTAACGACTTTGGGACAGGTCCCAGTTATCAAGAAGATGTTGGATCAGGAAAATAATATCTAA
- a CDS encoding Arc family DNA-binding protein: protein MDDIATFLLRLPKELKVRLEAKAKEQNRSVNSLLQTIIEDFLNGKRQSTVSLENRQFIGQVVENRQIDPDNGLVQVNGIYYRYLIESNLEFDSKINYIVIEANGNILTLRPMVH, encoded by the coding sequence GTGGATGATATAGCGACTTTTTTATTGAGGTTACCTAAGGAATTGAAAGTCAGACTTGAAGCAAAAGCGAAGGAACAAAACCGCAGTGTGAATAGCTTGTTGCAGACAATCATTGAAGATTTTTTAAATGGGAAGAGGCAGTCAACTGTTTCATTAGAAAATCGGCAATTTATCGGACAAGTTGTCGAAAATCGGCAAATTGATCCAGATAATGGACTTGTTCAGGTCAACGGTATTTATTATCGTTATTTGATTGAAAGTAATCTGGAATTCGATTCGAAAATAAATTATATCGTAATTGAGGCTAATGGGAATATTTTGACACTACGCCCAATGGTACATTAA
- a CDS encoding DEAD/DEAH box helicase — protein sequence MNNEEIKQNVLLAATVGFLDDSQAGATSELLPQLVSNQPNDTMWEHIRYELQTCRSFSFALAFITEDALTPLKVILADLAIKGISGKILTSNYLAFNQPKAFEELLKIPNITVKIVTQEGFHAKGYLFEHDNYYSMIIGSSNLTRAALLRNVEWNLHFSALKEGAVTKQIMKQFDVEWQQAVKLTNQWIEEYRYVYKDAQKTHTMIDSIDVRKKSKIVPNRMQTEALIELAKLRATNERRGLVISATGTGKTFLAALDVKQVNPNKMLFVVHREQILQKALDSFKRVLGGKDSDYGILSGNRNERQAKYLFATLQTLSKTDILNSFAPNQFDYLLIDEAHRSGSETYRRILDYFTPAFCLGMTATPERTDDFSIYQLFDYNIAYEIRLRDALKERMLTPFHYVGLQDYEYDGKLIDDKAPLRLLVAKERIAYVLKQLEYYGYSGKQVHGLVFCSNVLESKEIALLLTKNGHPAISLDGSDSIARRNQVVAQLEHDQIEYIVTVDIFNEGIDIPCLNQVVMLRNTQSSIVFIQQLGRGLRKYAGKEFLTIIDFIGNYKNNYLIPTALTGDISRSKDNARSDLTLQPVLGLSTINFTEVARQQIYDAIQVAKLDAFATLRSDYQDLKQKLGRIPLLLDFQKYGGIDAEVFAENNQLDNYASFLYKMKEQVELTEYEDQVLSFVTKELVNGMRKHELLLLKMLLEKKVKDEDFIESLQQNNCYLDAAVMQSVEDILSLNFFDIKSGRENKAEKYGKKAIVEHSHGEYMLNSAISESLQKSNDFKNLFVDVIATGLYKATNFKSEQPFTYYQKYSRKDVCRLLNWKKDVSAPMYGYRVGTDVCPIFITYEKDDPAKNRSARYENEFFNTGLIKWYTRSPRHIDSKEVQQLLERDENDKFKVQIQLFLKKNDAEGKKFYYLGSAQVVLDSVKEQMISRGSNRPKAVVSMNLKLDEPIKYSHFINITKM from the coding sequence ATGAATAATGAAGAGATCAAACAGAATGTTTTGCTGGCAGCAACAGTTGGATTCTTAGATGATAGTCAAGCCGGGGCTACTAGTGAATTGCTACCGCAACTGGTAAGTAATCAACCCAATGACACGATGTGGGAACATATTAGGTATGAATTACAGACTTGTCGGAGTTTTTCTTTTGCACTGGCATTCATTACTGAAGATGCATTAACGCCGCTGAAGGTAATTTTAGCTGATTTGGCGATTAAGGGAATCTCGGGAAAAATTCTGACTTCAAATTATTTGGCATTTAATCAGCCGAAGGCCTTTGAGGAACTACTTAAGATTCCAAATATCACAGTTAAAATTGTTACGCAAGAAGGCTTTCATGCTAAAGGTTATCTTTTTGAACATGATAACTACTATTCGATGATCATTGGTAGCTCAAATTTGACACGGGCGGCATTACTGCGCAACGTCGAATGGAATCTGCATTTTTCAGCACTCAAAGAGGGTGCGGTAACTAAACAGATTATGAAACAATTTGATGTTGAGTGGCAACAAGCAGTCAAGCTCACTAATCAATGGATTGAAGAATACCGTTATGTCTATAAAGATGCCCAGAAAACGCACACAATGATTGACTCAATTGATGTTAGAAAAAAATCAAAGATTGTTCCTAACAGGATGCAGACAGAAGCACTAATTGAATTAGCAAAGTTGCGTGCAACAAACGAAAGAAGAGGTTTGGTAATTTCTGCAACTGGTACAGGGAAAACATTTTTAGCTGCACTTGATGTAAAACAAGTTAATCCAAATAAGATGTTATTTGTAGTTCACCGTGAACAAATTCTACAAAAGGCACTTGATAGTTTTAAGCGTGTATTGGGTGGGAAAGATAGTGACTATGGAATCTTATCGGGTAATCGGAATGAAAGACAAGCCAAATATTTATTTGCGACTTTGCAAACACTCTCCAAGACAGATATTTTAAATAGTTTTGCTCCAAATCAATTTGATTATCTATTGATTGATGAGGCACATCGGAGTGGGTCTGAGACATATCGTCGCATCTTAGATTATTTTACCCCAGCTTTTTGTTTAGGAATGACAGCGACACCTGAGAGAACAGACGACTTCAGTATTTATCAACTGTTTGATTATAATATTGCTTATGAGATTAGGTTGCGAGATGCTTTGAAAGAGCGGATGCTGACACCATTTCATTACGTGGGACTGCAAGATTATGAATATGATGGTAAGTTAATCGATGATAAAGCACCGCTAAGATTATTAGTTGCAAAAGAACGTATTGCTTATGTGCTAAAACAACTTGAATATTATGGATATTCAGGTAAACAAGTTCATGGACTTGTTTTTTGTAGTAATGTACTTGAGTCAAAAGAAATCGCTCTGCTTTTGACGAAGAATGGACATCCAGCAATTAGTTTAGATGGAAGTGATTCAATTGCGCGGCGCAATCAGGTTGTTGCTCAGCTTGAGCATGATCAAATCGAATATATCGTGACAGTAGATATATTCAATGAAGGAATTGATATTCCCTGTCTAAATCAAGTTGTGATGCTCAGAAACACGCAATCTAGTATTGTCTTTATTCAACAATTAGGCCGAGGACTACGTAAGTATGCTGGTAAAGAGTTTTTAACAATTATTGATTTCATCGGAAACTATAAGAATAATTATTTAATTCCTACAGCATTAACGGGAGACATTTCACGCAGCAAAGATAATGCCCGTTCAGACCTGACATTACAACCAGTTCTAGGCTTGTCTACTATTAATTTTACAGAAGTTGCAAGACAACAAATATATGATGCAATTCAAGTTGCGAAACTAGATGCTTTCGCAACTTTACGTTCAGACTATCAGGATCTTAAACAAAAGTTGGGCAGAATTCCTTTATTACTGGATTTCCAAAAATACGGTGGCATTGATGCAGAAGTTTTTGCTGAAAACAACCAGCTCGACAATTACGCAAGCTTTTTGTATAAAATGAAAGAACAAGTTGAATTAACTGAGTACGAAGATCAAGTATTGAGCTTTGTAACTAAGGAATTAGTTAACGGGATGAGGAAACATGAACTCTTATTATTAAAGATGCTGTTAGAAAAAAAGGTGAAAGATGAGGACTTCATAGAAAGCCTACAACAAAATAATTGCTATTTAGATGCAGCTGTAATGCAATCGGTTGAGGATATTTTGAGCCTGAACTTTTTTGATATTAAATCTGGGAGGGAGAATAAGGCTGAGAAATATGGAAAAAAAGCTATTGTGGAGCATTCACATGGAGAGTACATGTTAAATTCTGCAATTAGCGAAAGTTTACAAAAATCAAATGATTTTAAGAATTTATTTGTGGATGTCATTGCAACTGGACTTTATAAAGCAACCAATTTTAAATCTGAACAACCCTTCACATACTATCAGAAGTATTCTCGCAAAGATGTTTGTCGACTTTTAAATTGGAAAAAAGATGTCAGTGCTCCAATGTATGGTTACCGGGTGGGAACGGATGTATGTCCTATCTTTATCACCTATGAAAAGGATGATCCCGCAAAGAATCGAAGTGCGCGTTACGAGAATGAATTCTTTAATACTGGATTAATTAAATGGTACACGAGAAGCCCAAGACACATTGATTCAAAAGAGGTTCAGCAATTACTGGAGCGAGATGAAAATGATAAGTTTAAGGTGCAAATACAGTTATTTCTTAAGAAAAATGATGCAGAGGGCAAGAAATTCTACTATCTAGGCAGCGCTCAAGTTGTCTTAGATTCTGTAAAAGAACAAATGATTAGCCGAGGTAGTAACCGACCTAAAGCTGTTGTTTCGATGAATTTGAAGTTAGATGAACCGATAAAATATAGTCATTTTATAAATATTACAAAAATGTAA
- a CDS encoding (deoxy)nucleoside triphosphate pyrophosphohydrolase — translation MSIEVVCAVILNEKKQMLIGKRRSKSLAGYWEFPGGKVEKNEEVKQALKREVTEEIGAEAAIGPMVVPAYTYQYEFGNVKLHFYFAQLKDKMISPKIYEEYAWLSFSQLASKKWLPANQKVLNGLNQWDLNKVEFNE, via the coding sequence ATGAGTATAGAGGTTGTCTGCGCAGTGATTTTAAATGAGAAAAAGCAGATGCTTATCGGTAAAAGAAGGTCTAAGAGTCTTGCAGGTTACTGGGAATTTCCAGGTGGTAAGGTTGAAAAAAACGAAGAAGTAAAACAAGCACTAAAGCGAGAAGTAACGGAGGAAATTGGAGCAGAAGCTGCTATTGGTCCAATGGTAGTACCAGCGTATACATATCAATATGAATTTGGTAATGTAAAATTGCATTTTTACTTTGCACAATTAAAAGATAAGATGATTAGTCCTAAGATTTACGAGGAATACGCATGGCTATCATTTTCGCAATTAGCAAGTAAAAAATGGTTACCTGCAAATCAAAAAGTACTCAATGGATTAAATCAATGGGATTTAAACAAGGTGGAATTTAATGAATAA
- the lepB gene encoding signal peptidase I yields MSAFKSIMSWVWPILVGLLIAFVVKTFLFSFANVVGDSMAPNLQAGERTALLKVAKIKRDSIIIFNAYGVDTQEPNVTPKTKYVKRVIGLPGDKIEYKNNGKLYVNNKLVSQSYISKKQQKSGTLTLSTALSPASGVTLGTNKSFFVPKGKYFVLGDNRKISNDSRYYGFVPKEKVLGVVKAFIWNKHHKLINSFNSN; encoded by the coding sequence GTGTCTGCTTTTAAAAGTATTATGAGTTGGGTATGGCCTATCTTAGTTGGCTTGCTCATTGCTTTTGTCGTTAAGACCTTTTTATTTAGCTTTGCCAATGTTGTTGGAGACTCCATGGCTCCTAATCTACAAGCAGGGGAACGAACTGCTTTATTAAAAGTCGCAAAAATCAAACGCGATTCAATCATTATTTTCAATGCTTATGGTGTCGATACTCAGGAGCCTAATGTTACTCCTAAAACTAAATATGTTAAGCGGGTGATTGGGTTACCAGGTGATAAAATCGAGTATAAAAATAATGGCAAATTATATGTAAATAATAAACTGGTTTCACAGTCATATATCTCTAAAAAGCAACAAAAAAGTGGGACATTAACACTTTCGACCGCTTTATCACCTGCTTCAGGAGTAACCTTAGGCACAAATAAGAGCTTTTTTGTTCCAAAAGGTAAGTATTTTGTTCTCGGTGATAATCGCAAAATCTCAAACGATAGCCGCTATTATGGCTTTGTCCCAAAAGAAAAAGTTCTTGGTGTAGTAAAAGCTTTTATTTGGAATAAACACCATAAGTTAATCAACTCTTTCAATAGTAATTAA